In Brachyspira sp. SAP_772, the genomic stretch CCATCATTCTTATCTTTTGGAAGGAGCAGAAGCCTTAAATCATTAATGATATTTTCTTTTTTTTGATTTAATTCTTCTATTTCAAGCAATGCCATATTTTTTAATTCTTTATCAGTGTCAGAATGATTAAGCATTTCATTTGCATCTTCTATTTCTTTCAATACTGTTTTTAGTTTTTTATATTCATTTACTATGTCTTCTATTTCTGACTTTTTTTTCATTAAATCCTGTATTACTCTATTGTCTTTTATATTTGCATCATTTAATTTGTCTACTATATCATTGTATGTGTTTTCTACAGATGAAAGTTTATCTATTATTGACATAAAAATTATTATTCTCCTAAATATTGTTTTTTATTATATATGAA encodes the following:
- a CDS encoding PCRF domain-containing protein, which translates into the protein MSIIDKLSSVENTYNDIVDKLNDANIKDNRVIQDLMKKKSEIEDIVNEYKKLKTVLKEIEDANEMLNHSDTDKELKNMALLEIEELNQKKENIINDLRLLLLPKDKNDG